In Mustela lutreola isolate mMusLut2 chromosome 1, mMusLut2.pri, whole genome shotgun sequence, one genomic interval encodes:
- the ANKK1 gene encoding LOW QUALITY PROTEIN: ankyrin repeat and protein kinase domain-containing protein 1 (The sequence of the model RefSeq protein was modified relative to this genomic sequence to represent the inferred CDS: inserted 11 bases in 9 codons; deleted 5 bases in 4 codons; substituted 1 base at 1 genomic stop codon) has product MRGLEGPGRLRPHGPLGQRLGSLAIFTRDDFEGAWRLVARGGFGLRSRCSESAVKAPPCLKPDAASCHVELLIEEAAEMEKIKFLHIMSIYGXCGEPLDMVMEFMASGSLEKMVPTHSLSRQPKFHITPETSLTLRFLHSIKPPLFYRDLKPGNLLPDSNMXGKGPISDFGLSKWMEQSIQMQYTEGSALWGTISYSPPEMSLEGNKAVGPKYDVCSFGILIWESYGASGQTRTWGAEPHSEETVFRQEMVWQPRPVSDEWPGGAQKTINXEEMLWDWDPKKRLCSPDITVETDILLPLFQGPMADPESKAVQDVSVEVSQELTDRDSGDYLKRVLXTRSSMAVRTVTPLTSQWCGAQVRLLLAHEVHMDGPSTCGYTLLLIATQDQQPNLCALLLQHGADAKLAEEDSWVPLPFVAQSSGDSSASHPPDHGGPCGCPGARGWTLPHLATQNTSENVARLLASRQADPNLHEAEGRTPLHVAAYFGHASLVKLPRGQGAELXAQQRNLRMPLPLAVERGEVRAIRLLLKSGAAPDALDRSXTAATRGKCLAWEVLLRDGTGFELLGRQGWTPLHLAAYKGPLEVVHLLVERQVNVGAPRGMKGTPXHLAAHHGEELVAWALLWCDADPSAAKXGSWTPLHLAIQRGVFLSILSLLEHHADTPARSKVGXMPAHLKALKGTWPSPKXAALAGAWLGIRDRASCAPPQLALRSQKQSTITLLVGKEPSSLALLGDGEPGAQAESQTTGGGGLPGSHVVGPPPHVVLLGWTRASCPHGTKACHVIVVTYVTSVPTPSQGSAMENVQFVQL; this is encoded by the exons ATGCGGGGCCTGGAGGGGCCGGGCCGCCTCCGACCCCATGGCCCCCTGGGGCAGCGGCTGGGCAGCCTCGCCATCTTCACCCGCGACGACTTCGAGGGCGCCTGGCGCCTTGTGGCTCGCGGCGGCTTCGGCCTGCGCTCCAGGTGCAGCGAGTCCGCAGTCAAGGCCCCC CCATGCCTTAAGCCTGACGCCGCCAG CTGCCATGTGGAGCTTCTCATTGAAGAAGCAGCCGAAATGGAGAAGATCAAATTTCTGCACATCATGTCCATCTACG TGTGCGGGGAGCCCCTGGACATGGTGATGGAGTTCATGGCCAGCGGCTCCCTGGAGAAGATGGTGCCCACACACAGCCTCTCCCGGCAGCCCAAGTTCCACATCACCCCTGAGACCAGCCTGACCTTGAGGTTTCTCCATAGCATCAAGCCACCCCTGTTCTACCGGGACCTCAAGCCAGGCAACCTCCTTCCAGATAGCAACATGTAAGGTAAAGGCCCG ATTTCGGACTTTGGCCTGTCCAAGTGGATGGAACAGTCCATCCAGATGCAGTACACGGAGGGGTCAGCGCTGTGGGGCACCATCAGCTACAGCCCCCCTGAGATGTCCCTGGAAGGTAACAAGGCCGTAGGACCTAAGTACGATGTGTGCAG CTTTGGGATCCTCATCTGGGAATCCTACGGCGCATCAGGCCAGACAAGAACCTGGGGAGCAGAGCCTCACTCAGAAGAAACCGTATTCAGGCAGGAGATGGTGTGGCAGCCTCGG CCTGTCTCAGACGAGTGGCCAGGTGGGGCCCAGAAGACAATAAA TGAGGAGATGCTGTGGGATTGGGACCCCAAGAAGAGGCTCTGCTCCCCAG ACATCACAGTTGAGACAGACATACTGCTGCCCCTGTTCCAGGGTCCTATGGCAGACCCCGAGAGCAAGGCTGTCCAGGACG TCAGTGTTGAGGTCAGCCAAGAGCTAACAGACAGGG ACTCTGGAGACTACTTGAAGCGCGTCC GGACGAGGAGCAGCATGGCTGTGAGAACAGTCACTCCCCTCACTTCCCAGTGGTGCGGGGCACAGGTGAGGCTGCTGCTAGCTCATGAGGTCCACATGGACGGCCCGAGCACCTGCGGCTACACGCTCCTCCTCATCGCCACGCAGGACCAGCAGCCCAACCTCTGTGCCCTGCTCCTGCAGCACGGGGCGGACGCCAAGCTGGCAGAGGAGGACAGCTGGGTGCCGCTGCCCTTTGTAGCCCAGAGCAGTGGTGACagctctgcc tcccaccccccggACCACGGGGGCCCATGTGGGTGCCCAGGAGCACGAGGGTGGACCCTGCCCCACCTGGCCACACAGAACACCTCTGAGAATGTGGCACGGCTTCTGGCCTCCCGTCAAGCTGACCCCAACCTGCATGAGGCCGAGGGTAGGACCCCTCTGCACGTGGCTGCCTACTTCGGCCACGCCAGCCTGGTCAAGCTGCCGAGGGGCCAGGGGGCCGAGC GAGCCCAGCAGAGAAACCTGAGGATGCCTCTGCCCCTGGCGGTGGAGCGAGGCGAAGTGAGGGCCATCCGGCTCCTGCTGAAAAGTGGGGCAGCTCCTGATGCCCTTGACCGGA AGACAGCAGCCACCAGGGGTAAGTGCCTGGCCTGGGAGGTGCTGCTCAGGGACGGGACCGGCTTCGAGCTACTAGGGCGGCAGGGCTGGACCCCCCTGCACCTCGCGGCCTACAAGGGC CCCTTGGAGGTTGTCCACCTACtggtagagaggcaggtgaaCGTGGGAGCTCCCAGAGGCATGAAGGGGACAC TGCACCTAGCTGCCCACCACGGGGAGGAGCTGGTGGCGTGGGCGCTGCTGTGGTGTGACGCTGACCCCAGTGCGGCCA TGGGGAGCTGGACACCTCTCCACCTGGCCATCCAGAGGGGT GTCTTCCTGAGCATCCTCAGCCTCCTGGAGCACCACGCAGATACCCCTGCCCGCAGCAAGGTGG TGATGCCAGCCCACCTAAAAGCCCTCAAGGGCACATGGCCATCCCCAAA GGCTGCTCTCGCTGGTGCCTGGCTGGGCATCCGGGACAGGGCGAGCTGTGCACCCCCACAGCTGGCCCTccggagccaaaagcagagcACAATCACCCTCCTGGTGGGCAAGGAGCCCTCCTCACTGGCCCTTCTGGGTGATggtgagccaggagcccaggcaGAAAGCCAgacaacgggggggggggggcttcctggGAG CCACGTGGTGGGCCCACCTCCACATGTGGTCCTGCTGGGCTGGACTAGGGCCTCCTGTCCGCATGGG ACCAAGGCGTGCCACGTCATTGTCGTCACCTACGTGACCAGTGTCCCAACCCCCAGCCAGGGCTCTGCTATGGAGAATGTGCAGTTTGTGCAGCTGTAG